The following are encoded in a window of Thunnus albacares chromosome 9, fThuAlb1.1, whole genome shotgun sequence genomic DNA:
- the mknk1 gene encoding MAP kinase-interacting serine/threonine-protein kinase 1, with amino-acid sequence MVRHSVMTELQAFQHSLQGNSLAVGQVGQRCGEVQENSNASEDRQHLSQVTAEIEKSQPVNIPDAAKRKKKKRTRATDSSTGTFDDLYKLTDEVLGQGAYAKVQGCISLQNGQEFAVKIIEKSAGHSRSRVFREVETLYQCQGNKNILELIQFFEDSNCFYLVFEKLRGGSILTHVQNRKHFDELEASKVVRDIAQALDFLHTKGIAHRDLKLENILCEYTDRVSPVKICDFDLGSGVKLSSACTPITTPELTTPCGSAEYMAPEVVEVFTDEASFYDKRCDLWSLGVILYILLSGSPPFTGNCGTDCGWDRGETCRACQSHLFESIQQGKYEFPDKDWAHITGGAKDLIIKLLVRDATLRLSAAQVLKHPWVQGNAPERGLPTPHVLQRNSSTKDLTQFAAEAIAFNRQLSQHDEQQGDVGAIVCSMRLSPPSNSRLARRRAQSNALRTRDFAPASDDLTA; translated from the exons ATGGTGAGGCACAGCGTGATGACGGAGTTACAAGCCTTCCAGCACTCGCTCCAG GGGAACTCCCTGGCTGTGGGCCAAGTAGGGCAGAGATGTGGGGAAGTTCAGGAGAACAGTAATGCTTCAGAGGACAGACAGCACCTCTCCCAAGTCACAGCAG AAATTGAGAAAAGCCAGCCAGTGAACATCCCAGATGCAgctaaaagaaagaagaagaaaagaactAGAGCAACGGACAGCTCCACAGGCACTTTTGATG ACCTTTACAAGCTGACAGATGAGGTGCTCGGTCAGGGAGCTTATGCGAAAGTTCAAGGATGCATAAGCCTGCAGAATGGACAAGAGTTTGCTGTGAAG ATCATAGAAAAGAGTGCGGGGCACAGCCGCAGCCGAGTCTTCCGAGAAGTAGAGACGCTCTACCAGTGTCAAGGAAACAA GAACattttggaattgatccagttcTTTGAAGACAGCAACTGCTTTTATTTGGTGTTTGAAAAGCTGCGCGGAG GCTCCATTCTTACTCACGTCCAGAACCGAAAACACTTTGACGAGCTGGAGGCCAGTAAGGTGGTGAGGGACATTGCCCAAGCTCTTgactttttacacacaaaag GCATTGCCCATAGAGACCTTAAGCTGGAGAACATCCTTTGTGAATACACTGATCGA GTGTCGCCAGTAAAGATCTGTGATTTTGATCTGGGAAGTGGAGTGAAACTCAGCAGTGCCTGTACACCCATAACGACTCCAGAGCTCACCACACCG TGTGGCTCAGCAGAGTACATGGCTCCAGAAGTAGTGGAGGTGTTCACTGATGAGGCCTCTTTCTACGACAAGCGGTGTGACCTTTGGAGCCTCGGAGTCATCCTCTACATTCTGCTGAGCGGCAGCCCCCCCTTCACAGGGAACTGCGGCACTGACTGTGGGTGGGACCGGGGAGAAACCTGCAGAGCCTGCCAG AGTCACCTGTTTGAGAGCATCCAGCAGGGCAAGTATGAGTTTCCAGACAAGGACTGGGCTCACATCACAGGGGGGGCCAAGGATCTCATAATTAAGCTGCTGGTTCGGGATGCCACTCTGCGCCTCAGTGCTGCTCAGGTCCTCAAGCACCCTTGGGTGCAGGGG AACGCTCCAGAGAGAGGTCTTCCAACTCCTCATGTTCTACAGAG GAACAGCAGCACCAAAGACCTGACCCAGTTTGCAGCAGAAGCCATCGCCTTTAACCGGCAGCTATCCCAGCACGACGAGCAGCAGGGGGACGTCGGAGCCATCGTTTGCTCCATGAGGCTTTCCCCTCCTTCCAACTCCAGACTGGCTCGCAGACGGGCACAGTCCAACGCCCTACGCACCAGGGACTTCGCACCCGCTTCTGATGACCTCACAGCCTGA
- the LOC122988870 gene encoding uncharacterized protein LOC122988870, which yields MAKLLYVHSKQEDDSRLILTERSPIILHLGAKLRAARLDGDLDLRPPDSVPHAEDFLWESSLFNDPSDPTGLRLILKGNSGPRSAQEAASSPSLPQQAPCCEPCTADKASPGLKDSPVQTENKTSTQNWDHLYCEFVDPDTLLNEKRELGNITPDTASCSYKRPASEMDNDEFGSPSKSSFTLSSSSSPCYTDEELEREE from the exons ATGGCAAAG CTTCTCTATGTACACAGTAAACAAGAGGATGATTCCCGGCTCATTCTAACTGAGAGGTCACCTATCATTCTCCACCTTGGTGCCAAACTGAGGGCTGCTCGTCTTGATGGAGATCTTGACCTGCGTCCCCCAGACAGTGTCCCTCATGCTGAAGACTTTCTATGGGAATCTTCCCTCTTTAATGATCCCAGTGACCCCACTGGTTTGAGATTGATCCTAAAGGGGAATTCTGGTCCTCGCTCAGCCCAGGAGGCTGCCTCAAGTCCCAGTCTGCCTCAGCAGGCCCCCTGCTGTGAGCCATGCACTGCGGACAAAGCCAGCCCGGGACTTAAAGACAGCCCtgtgcagacagaaaacaagaccAGCACACAAAACTGGGATCATTTGTACTGTGAATTTGTGGACCCTGACACTCTCCTAAACGAGAAAAGGGAGCTAGGCAATATCACACCTGACACGGCCTCTTGCAGCTACAAGAGACCAGCGAGTGAGATGGACAACGACGAGTTCGGAAGTCCATCCAAAtcctccttcactctctcctcttcctcttctccctgcTACACAGATGAAGAGCTGGAACGTGAAGAATGA
- the LOC122988872 gene encoding transmembrane protein 275-like, which produces MVLPEKTSRPSAAKKVPKQRPMQHQSLPSPALCCACGLCIMLAGINITLVGAFAFGTFIPTGNPPIIIGPLLLLVALAFFTACCVVSRRPPAHIARKAKGGEKWGLMRMGVAAFEMETSEHTLQDTTAVQLSPTNSPSSSHKSSSSHGSDAAPADCQEGASELISE; this is translated from the coding sequence ATGGTGCTACCTGAAAAAACCTCCAGACCCTCTGCTGCCAAGAAGGTCCCCAAGCAGCGCCCCATGCAGCACCAGAGCCTGCCCTCCCCGGCCCTTTGCTGCGCCTGCGGCCTGTGCATCATGCTGGCTGGCATCAATATCACCCTGGTGGGAGCCTTCGCCTTTGGCACCTTTATCCCGACCGGCAACCCCCCCATCATCATCGGGCCTCTTCTTTTATTGGTAGCTTTGGCTTTCTTCACAGCGTGCTGCGTGGTCAGCAGGAGGCCCCCGGCCCACATAGCTCGCAAGGCCAAAGGGGGCGAGAAGTGGGGGCTGATGCGGATGGGGGTGGCAGCGTTTGAGATGGAGACCAGCGAGCACACACTGCAGGACACCACGGCTGTGCAGCTCAGCCCCACCAACTCCCCCAGCTCCTCTCACAAGTCCAGCTCCAGCCACGGGAGTGATGCCGCTCCGGCTGACTGTCAGGAAGGAGCCAGTGAGCTGATATCAGAGTAA